The Prevotella melaninogenica ATCC 25845 genome includes a window with the following:
- a CDS encoding fibronectin type III domain-containing protein yields the protein MKIKLLCTVLLAMSFANTFAQSSKSTWGKTDYEDAPWVKNVSRPNEITEGLQNRHLSVWSSHGRYYDAKKGGWRWQRPILFGTTEDLYTQTIVLPYLIPMLENAGAIVFTPRERDWQKNEIIVDNDSRTNYKEESMKKKWATTSDKGFAQHYGSYNDGENPFTAGTARQVKARKRNSKISSVVYQPTFPETGRYAVYVSYQTQKKSVEAAEYIVFHKGQETHFRVNQRMGGGTWVYLGTFEFDKGNSINNSVVLTNHSSHRGIVTTDAVRFGGGMGNIFRGGTVSGLPRFLEGARYSAQWAGAPWNVVSKSNGSNDYNDDINCRSLMTNWLAGGSCYLPEKKDGKKVPIELTLAIHSDAGVKTDDSYVGTLGICTTQDGNKTLGDGLSRKVSKTFAEQLVANVKKDLDNAFHINWTTRSVWDRNYSETRLPEVPSAILETLSHQNFPDIKLGQDPNFKFTFARSVYKTILRYEANMHGKTYTVQPLAPNNFKIEYVSANKVRLQWRPTTDASEPTATPTSYNVYVAMGTRGFDNGMNVRNPYFDIELLPGVVYNFKVTACNRGGESFPTEVLSALRNEGATQTILIVNAFSRLSSPAVVNTSTEQGFDLEADPGLSYGPVAGWAGRQANFNKAMMGKEGPSALGYGGEELVGKVIAGNDFNYVKDHAEALRHAGKYNIVSCNGKAVEYGEVNLSKYAMVDLLLGNEKDDGHSLYYYKTFKPALRQQLTKYLNNRGKLFVSGSYLASDMQGVDEQDWLKTNLKITFDGANYDNYNSVVSGMGMSFDVYRTINEQHYGAYTPDYILPVDNAFSTLTYADGKTAAVAYKGTDNSVFTLSFPFECIKDAPTRNSIMKGIVNFLMKK from the coding sequence ATGAAGATAAAATTGCTGTGTACAGTCCTTCTTGCAATGTCGTTTGCAAATACTTTTGCACAATCGAGTAAGTCAACATGGGGGAAAACAGATTATGAAGATGCACCATGGGTAAAGAATGTTTCTCGCCCTAATGAAATCACAGAGGGATTACAGAATAGACATCTTTCTGTATGGTCATCGCATGGAAGATATTACGATGCTAAGAAGGGTGGATGGAGATGGCAAAGACCAATTCTATTCGGTACTACTGAGGACCTATACACACAAACAATAGTTCTTCCTTATCTCATTCCTATGCTTGAGAACGCAGGAGCAATTGTCTTTACACCTCGTGAAAGAGACTGGCAGAAGAATGAAATTATAGTAGATAACGATAGTCGCACCAACTACAAGGAAGAGAGTATGAAGAAGAAGTGGGCAACCACTTCGGATAAAGGCTTCGCACAACATTATGGAAGTTATAATGATGGTGAGAATCCATTTACAGCTGGTACGGCTCGACAAGTAAAGGCAAGAAAGCGCAACAGTAAGATTAGCTCTGTTGTCTACCAACCTACTTTCCCTGAAACAGGACGCTATGCCGTATATGTAAGCTATCAGACACAGAAGAAGAGTGTGGAAGCGGCAGAGTATATTGTTTTTCATAAAGGACAAGAAACACATTTCCGAGTAAACCAACGTATGGGTGGTGGTACTTGGGTTTATCTTGGCACTTTTGAGTTTGACAAGGGAAACAGTATCAATAACTCTGTTGTACTGACTAATCATAGCTCGCATAGAGGTATTGTAACTACTGACGCAGTACGCTTTGGTGGTGGTATGGGTAACATTTTTCGTGGTGGAACAGTGAGTGGTTTACCTCGTTTCCTTGAAGGTGCAAGATACTCAGCACAATGGGCTGGTGCACCTTGGAATGTAGTCAGCAAGAGTAATGGCTCTAATGACTATAACGATGACATAAACTGCCGTTCCTTGATGACGAATTGGCTCGCTGGAGGTTCTTGTTATCTGCCTGAAAAGAAAGATGGTAAGAAAGTACCTATCGAACTTACGTTGGCTATACATAGCGATGCCGGAGTTAAAACTGATGATAGTTACGTAGGAACCTTAGGAATCTGTACTACGCAAGATGGTAATAAAACATTGGGAGATGGACTTTCACGTAAGGTTTCAAAGACCTTTGCAGAACAGTTGGTAGCCAATGTAAAGAAGGATTTGGACAATGCTTTCCACATCAATTGGACAACTCGTTCAGTGTGGGATCGCAACTATAGCGAAACGCGATTACCTGAAGTTCCTTCTGCTATCCTTGAGACGCTCTCTCATCAAAACTTCCCCGACATTAAATTAGGTCAAGATCCTAACTTCAAATTCACCTTTGCACGTTCTGTTTATAAGACTATCTTAAGGTATGAAGCTAACATGCACGGTAAGACTTATACTGTTCAACCACTTGCACCAAATAACTTCAAGATAGAATATGTATCAGCAAACAAGGTGAGATTACAATGGAGACCAACTACGGATGCCAGTGAACCTACCGCAACCCCTACTTCCTATAACGTGTATGTTGCGATGGGAACAAGAGGTTTTGACAATGGAATGAACGTTCGCAATCCTTATTTTGACATAGAGCTATTACCAGGTGTAGTCTATAATTTTAAGGTAACTGCTTGTAACCGTGGTGGTGAGAGTTTCCCAACAGAAGTTCTTTCAGCCTTACGCAATGAAGGTGCAACTCAGACAATTCTCATTGTCAATGCTTTCAGTCGCCTTTCTTCTCCTGCTGTTGTTAATACAAGCACCGAGCAGGGCTTCGACCTTGAAGCAGATCCAGGTCTTAGCTATGGTCCTGTGGCTGGATGGGCAGGAAGACAAGCCAACTTCAATAAGGCAATGATGGGCAAAGAAGGTCCAAGTGCCTTAGGTTATGGTGGCGAAGAACTCGTAGGTAAGGTTATTGCAGGAAATGATTTCAACTATGTCAAAGACCACGCAGAGGCATTACGCCATGCAGGAAAATACAATATCGTCAGCTGTAACGGTAAGGCTGTAGAGTATGGTGAGGTGAATCTTTCCAAGTATGCAATGGTTGACTTACTCCTTGGCAATGAGAAGGATGACGGGCATAGCTTGTATTATTACAAGACTTTTAAGCCTGCACTTCGTCAACAGTTGACGAAGTATCTGAATAATCGTGGCAAACTCTTTGTCAGTGGTTCTTATCTTGCATCCGATATGCAGGGTGTTGATGAGCAAGATTGGTTGAAAACCAACCTCAAGATTACTTTTGATGGGGCAAACTATGACAATTATAACTCTGTAGTAAGTGGTATGGGAATGTCATTCGATGTTTATCGAACTATCAACGAGCAGCATTATGGTGCTTATACACCAGACTATATTCTTCCTGTTGACAATGCTTTCAGTACCTTAACTTATGCAGATGGCAAAACTGCAGCTGTGGCATATAAAGGAACTGACAACAGTGTTTTCACACTATCCTTCCCATTCGAGTGCATCAAGGATGCACCTACGCGTAACAGTATCATGAAGGGTATTGTCAACTTCTTAATGAAGAAATAA
- a CDS encoding glycoside hydrolase family 25 protein, with protein MFISKVLQSILKTWIQMPSWMRWAGGLCLAVGYSFLFYFFFVSPTGFRWRAIYGDPDYPEGYTIYGIDVSRYQGTINWNRLRNALIDRLPIRFVIIKSTEGDSHIDTKFRDNFSNAKEHGFIRGVYHFWSNKSSARRQAYFFLAMVHLQPGDLPPVLDVEHKPKNISTEEFQQNILTWLHIVEDRYHVKPIIYTYYKFKDQYLSDSRFDDYPYWIAHYYVNQMEYQGAWKFWQHTDAGRLPGIKGYVDLDIYNGSFYDLQQLLIQDDVTDVQVVGNTNRDSTNVDSL; from the coding sequence ATGTTTATCTCTAAAGTGCTTCAATCAATACTAAAGACTTGGATTCAGATGCCAAGTTGGATGCGTTGGGCTGGAGGATTGTGTCTTGCAGTAGGGTATAGTTTTCTGTTTTACTTCTTTTTTGTATCACCTACAGGTTTTAGATGGCGTGCTATTTATGGTGATCCAGATTATCCTGAAGGTTATACGATTTATGGTATTGATGTAAGTCGTTATCAAGGTACGATTAACTGGAATCGACTTAGAAATGCACTGATAGATCGTTTGCCTATTCGTTTTGTGATTATCAAGTCAACGGAGGGCGATAGTCATATTGATACTAAGTTCCGTGATAACTTCTCCAATGCGAAAGAACATGGTTTTATACGTGGTGTATATCATTTCTGGAGTAATAAGTCGTCAGCACGTCGGCAGGCTTATTTCTTCCTTGCCATGGTTCATCTGCAGCCGGGAGATTTACCACCTGTGCTTGATGTGGAACATAAACCAAAGAATATCAGTACAGAAGAGTTCCAGCAGAATATTCTGACGTGGCTACATATAGTAGAAGATAGGTATCATGTGAAACCTATCATCTATACCTATTATAAGTTTAAAGACCAATACCTTTCTGATTCTCGCTTTGATGATTATCCTTATTGGATAGCCCACTATTATGTTAATCAGATGGAGTACCAAGGTGCTTGGAAATTCTGGCAGCATACCGATGCCGGAAGGCTGCCAGGTATTAAGGGATATGTAGACTTAGACATCTACAATGGTAGCTTCTATGACTTACAGCAACTACTTATCCAAGATGATGTTACTGACGTTCAAGTAGTAGGCAACACCAATCGTGATTCAACAAACGTTGATTCTCTTTAA
- a CDS encoding 1-acyl-sn-glycerol-3-phosphate acyltransferase yields the protein MLQGISKWLLYSFMGWKKDVRFTLPDKAIICLAPHTSNYDFLIGQLYARAERLESSFLMKKEWFFWPLGPIFRKLGGIPVWRDKKASMTDRLADYAIKRDKFQLCITPEGTRSLNPEWKKGFYYIALKAQLPIYLYGLDYERKLIECSKVITPSGDLEQDMKEIKLYFKDFKGKHPELFTIGELNG from the coding sequence ATGTTACAGGGTATATCAAAGTGGCTTCTTTATAGTTTTATGGGGTGGAAGAAGGATGTTAGGTTTACATTACCTGACAAAGCTATTATTTGTCTTGCACCTCACACAAGTAATTATGATTTCCTTATTGGTCAGCTTTACGCAAGAGCTGAGCGACTAGAGAGCAGCTTCCTTATGAAGAAGGAATGGTTCTTCTGGCCGCTTGGTCCTATCTTTCGCAAACTCGGAGGAATCCCTGTATGGCGTGATAAGAAGGCAAGTATGACCGACCGGTTAGCCGACTATGCTATAAAGCGTGATAAGTTCCAACTTTGTATTACTCCCGAAGGAACCAGAAGTCTAAACCCTGAATGGAAGAAAGGCTTTTATTATATTGCTCTAAAAGCACAACTGCCTATCTACCTCTACGGATTAGATTATGAAAGGAAGCTAATAGAGTGTTCAAAGGTTATAACACCATCGGGCGATTTGGAACAGGACATGAAGGAAATCAAATTGTATTTCAAAGACTTTAAGGGTAAACATCCAGAATTGTTTACGATAGGAGAATTAAACGGATAA
- a CDS encoding diphosphate--fructose-6-phosphate 1-phosphotransferase, with translation MEISALQKERAGYQPKLPKALQGAVKVQEGAPTQSVDNQEDIKKLFPNTYGMPLVEFVPADSANNAKINVGIILSGGQAPGGHNVISGLFDEVKKLNPENRLYGFLMGPGGLVDHNYIEITAENLQAYRNTGGFDMIGSGRTKLEKEEQFEKGLEILRKLDIKAVVIIGGDDSNTNACVLAEYYAAKQYGVQVIGCPKTIDGDLKNDQIETSFGFDTATKTYSELIGNIERDCNSARKYWHFIKLMGRSASHIALECALQTQPNICLVSEEIESKDQTLNDIVEYIAGVVAYRAEQGNNFGVVLIPEGLIEFIPAIGRLIQELNDLLAAHGADYLNLDKDAQRKYILEHLSAENKATFETLPEGVARQLSLDRDPHGNVQVSLIETEKLISEMVAAKLDQWKKEGKYAGKFSPLHHFFGYEGRCAAPSNFDADYCYALGSSAAQLIANGKTGYMAIVKNTTAPADQWKAGGVPITMMMNMERRNGEMKPVIRKALVELDGAPFKTFAAQREKWAKETCYVYPGPIQYWGPSSVCDQTTKTLELEQAK, from the coding sequence ATGGAAATTAGCGCATTGCAGAAGGAAAGAGCAGGCTATCAGCCAAAGTTGCCTAAGGCTCTTCAGGGTGCAGTAAAGGTGCAGGAAGGTGCTCCTACACAGAGTGTTGACAATCAAGAGGATATCAAGAAGTTATTCCCTAACACGTACGGAATGCCTCTCGTAGAGTTTGTTCCAGCTGATTCGGCTAACAATGCTAAGATTAACGTTGGTATCATTCTTTCAGGTGGTCAGGCTCCTGGTGGTCACAACGTTATCTCTGGTCTCTTCGATGAGGTTAAGAAGTTGAACCCAGAGAACCGTCTTTATGGTTTCCTTATGGGTCCTGGTGGTCTTGTTGATCACAACTATATTGAGATTACTGCTGAGAATCTTCAGGCTTACCGCAACACTGGTGGCTTCGATATGATTGGTTCAGGTAGAACAAAGCTTGAGAAGGAAGAGCAGTTTGAGAAGGGACTTGAGATTCTTCGTAAGTTGGATATCAAGGCTGTTGTAATCATTGGTGGTGACGACTCTAATACTAATGCTTGTGTATTGGCTGAATACTATGCTGCTAAGCAGTATGGTGTACAGGTTATTGGTTGCCCTAAGACTATCGATGGCGACTTGAAGAACGATCAGATTGAGACTTCTTTCGGTTTCGATACAGCAACAAAGACTTACTCTGAGCTTATCGGTAACATCGAGCGTGACTGTAACTCTGCTCGTAAGTATTGGCACTTCATCAAGTTGATGGGTCGTTCTGCATCTCACATCGCTCTTGAGTGTGCTTTGCAGACTCAGCCAAACATCTGCTTAGTATCTGAGGAAATTGAATCTAAGGATCAGACTTTGAATGATATCGTTGAGTATATCGCAGGTGTTGTTGCTTACCGTGCAGAGCAGGGTAACAACTTCGGTGTTGTTTTGATTCCAGAAGGTCTTATCGAGTTTATTCCTGCTATCGGTCGTTTGATTCAGGAGTTGAATGATTTGCTCGCTGCTCATGGTGCTGATTATTTGAACCTTGACAAGGATGCACAGCGTAAGTATATCCTTGAACACCTCTCTGCAGAGAACAAGGCTACATTTGAAACACTTCCAGAGGGCGTTGCTCGTCAGCTTTCTCTCGACCGTGACCCACACGGAAACGTACAGGTATCTCTCATTGAGACAGAGAAACTCATCTCTGAGATGGTTGCAGCTAAGCTTGATCAGTGGAAGAAGGAAGGTAAGTATGCTGGTAAGTTCTCTCCTTTGCACCACTTCTTTGGTTACGAGGGTCGTTGTGCAGCTCCTTCTAACTTTGATGCAGACTACTGCTATGCACTTGGTTCATCTGCAGCTCAGTTGATTGCTAACGGTAAGACAGGTTATATGGCTATCGTTAAGAACACTACAGCTCCTGCTGATCAGTGGAAGGCAGGAGGTGTACCAATCACTATGATGATGAACATGGAGAGACGTAATGGTGAGATGAAGCCTGTTATTCGTAAGGCACTTGTTGAACTTGATGGTGCTCCATTCAAGACTTTTGCTGCTCAGCGTGAGAAGTGGGCTAAGGAAACATGCTATGTTTATCCAGGTCCTATCCAGTACTGGGGTCCTTCTTCAGTATGTGATCAGACTACTAAGACTCTCGAATTAGAGCAGGCTAAGTAA
- a CDS encoding YgiQ family radical SAM protein, whose protein sequence is MSSQKENRRPAKQHKKTTPTQRQDREAAVKNEAKTTRPSRFQLTDFLPTTKKEVELRGWDQLDIILFSGDAYIDHPAFGAAVIGRTLESAGYKVAIVPQPDWHGDFRDFKKLGRPRLYFGISPGAMDSMVNKYTANRRLRSDDAYSPDGRPNLRPEYPSIVYSNILRQLYPDVPIVLGGIEASLRRLTHYDYWKDCVRKSILCDARADMIIYGMGEKQVVSIAQELENGANIKDLKHIPQTVYLCKESEIPDGIKESDIVLHSHESCLHNKKYQAENFKHIEEESNKKHAQRILQAVDNVYAVVNPPYPTMTTEEVDAAYDLPYTREPHPKYRGKTIPAYEMIKHSVNIHRGCFGGCSFCTISAHQGKFISCRSKESILKEVKQVIQMPDFKGYLSDLGGPSANMYGMAGKNQKACEHCKRPSCVNPEICPNLETDHTKLLEIYHAVDELPGIKKSFIGSGVRYDLLLHKSKDEKSNEAARQYTRELITRHVSGRLKVAPEHTSDRVLNLMRKPSFQQFYAFKKIFDRINREENMRQQIIPYFISSHPGCQEEDMAELAVLTKDLDFHLEQVQDFTPTPMTVSTEAWYTGYDPYTLEPIFSAKTPKEKLAQRQFFFWYKPEARRDIERELHRIGRSDLIAKLYDNVPKRHPRAVYDPKAIGSTPDIPNKKRKGREEKPTENRRKSAKQNGKQPKSFNPNFSGNHRRRQK, encoded by the coding sequence TTGAGTTCACAAAAAGAAAATAGAAGACCTGCAAAGCAGCATAAAAAGACAACACCTACACAGCGACAAGATAGAGAGGCTGCTGTTAAGAATGAAGCAAAAACCACAAGACCTTCAAGATTTCAGTTGACAGACTTCCTCCCTACCACAAAGAAGGAGGTAGAACTCCGTGGGTGGGATCAGTTAGACATTATCCTTTTTTCGGGTGATGCCTATATAGACCATCCTGCTTTTGGTGCTGCTGTCATTGGTAGAACACTTGAGTCAGCTGGCTATAAGGTGGCTATCGTTCCACAACCTGACTGGCATGGCGACTTCCGAGACTTCAAAAAATTAGGCCGTCCACGTCTCTACTTTGGTATCTCACCCGGCGCAATGGACTCGATGGTGAACAAATACACCGCCAATCGTCGTCTACGCTCAGACGATGCTTATTCACCTGATGGTAGACCCAACCTGCGTCCAGAATATCCAAGCATTGTTTACTCTAATATCCTCAGACAGCTCTATCCCGATGTTCCTATCGTCTTAGGCGGCATCGAGGCTTCATTGCGCCGTCTTACTCATTACGACTATTGGAAAGATTGTGTTCGTAAGTCCATTCTCTGCGATGCACGTGCCGACATGATTATCTATGGTATGGGTGAAAAACAGGTGGTAAGCATAGCACAAGAGTTGGAAAATGGTGCTAACATTAAAGACTTGAAGCATATTCCACAGACCGTATATCTTTGTAAAGAATCAGAGATTCCTGACGGAATAAAAGAGAGTGATATTGTACTTCATTCCCACGAGTCTTGCTTACACAACAAAAAATATCAAGCAGAAAACTTCAAACATATAGAAGAAGAGTCAAACAAGAAGCACGCACAACGCATACTGCAGGCTGTTGACAACGTTTATGCCGTTGTTAATCCACCCTATCCTACCATGACAACAGAGGAGGTAGATGCAGCCTACGACCTACCATATACACGCGAGCCACATCCGAAGTATCGCGGTAAGACTATCCCTGCCTATGAGATGATTAAGCACAGTGTGAACATTCATCGCGGATGCTTTGGTGGCTGTTCATTCTGTACCATTTCTGCACATCAGGGTAAGTTTATTAGCTGTCGCTCGAAAGAGAGTATCTTAAAGGAAGTAAAGCAGGTTATACAGATGCCCGACTTCAAAGGTTATCTCTCCGACCTCGGTGGTCCATCAGCTAACATGTATGGTATGGCAGGTAAGAACCAGAAGGCTTGCGAGCATTGCAAACGACCAAGTTGTGTGAATCCAGAGATATGTCCTAACCTTGAAACCGACCACACCAAACTGCTTGAAATCTATCATGCAGTCGATGAACTACCAGGAATCAAGAAGAGTTTTATCGGTTCTGGTGTACGTTATGACCTACTTCTGCACAAGAGTAAGGACGAGAAGAGTAATGAGGCTGCCAGACAATATACTCGTGAGTTGATAACACGACATGTCAGCGGCCGTCTGAAGGTTGCACCAGAGCATACTTCAGACCGCGTTCTAAATCTGATGCGTAAACCTTCGTTCCAACAATTCTATGCATTCAAGAAGATTTTTGACCGCATCAACCGTGAGGAGAATATGCGACAGCAGATTATTCCTTACTTCATATCTTCTCATCCTGGCTGCCAGGAAGAGGATATGGCAGAGTTGGCAGTACTAACGAAAGACCTTGACTTCCACTTGGAACAAGTGCAGGACTTCACCCCTACTCCAATGACCGTTTCTACAGAGGCATGGTACACGGGGTATGATCCTTACACACTTGAACCAATCTTCTCAGCAAAGACACCAAAGGAGAAACTTGCACAGCGTCAATTCTTCTTCTGGTATAAGCCTGAAGCACGACGAGATATTGAGCGAGAGCTTCACCGCATTGGACGTAGTGACTTGATTGCTAAGCTCTATGACAATGTTCCGAAGCGACACCCTCGTGCGGTTTATGATCCTAAGGCAATTGGAAGTACTCCCGACATTCCAAACAAAAAACGGAAGGGAAGAGAGGAAAAGCCAACAGAGAATCGTAGGAAATCTGCTAAGCAAAATGGTAAACAGCCAAAGAGTTTCAACCCAAACTTTTCTGGCAACCATCGTCGCAGACAAAAATAA
- the prmA gene encoding 50S ribosomal protein L11 methyltransferase — MKYIQVKFTAEPDSQDVRDIIAALAAEVGFDSFTDEPDGLVGYCQEDLFNEETLTEIMQNLPIPDVKVSFEAAQAEDKNWNEEWEKAGFDPIIIDDRCAIICKNMEEDATATYPQLETIPMKIAIDAQQAFGTGTHETTQMIVSLLLNQDLKEKRVLDCGCGTGILGIVAAKCGAKEVVSYDIDEWSVRNAEHNAELNGVELDVLEGDRRVLSHVSGVFDVILANINRNIILEDIDDFVSVMTTESKIILSGFYEQDAEAILQKANELGLKENQRLLNHDWCCLLLERQ, encoded by the coding sequence ATGAAATATATACAAGTAAAGTTTACGGCAGAACCTGATTCTCAGGATGTAAGAGACATTATTGCAGCTCTTGCAGCTGAAGTTGGATTTGATTCTTTCACAGACGAACCAGACGGACTCGTTGGCTACTGCCAAGAAGACCTTTTCAATGAAGAAACACTCACTGAGATCATGCAGAACTTGCCAATTCCAGACGTAAAAGTTTCTTTCGAAGCTGCTCAAGCTGAAGATAAGAACTGGAATGAGGAATGGGAAAAAGCAGGTTTCGACCCTATCATCATTGACGACCGCTGTGCTATCATCTGTAAGAATATGGAAGAAGATGCCACAGCTACCTATCCTCAACTTGAGACAATCCCAATGAAGATTGCCATTGATGCACAACAAGCATTTGGAACAGGTACACATGAGACAACACAGATGATTGTTTCATTACTACTAAACCAAGACCTCAAAGAAAAGAGAGTTCTTGATTGTGGTTGTGGAACAGGTATTTTAGGCATTGTTGCTGCAAAGTGCGGTGCAAAAGAAGTTGTAAGCTATGACATTGATGAGTGGAGTGTACGCAATGCTGAGCATAATGCCGAACTAAATGGTGTAGAATTAGATGTGCTTGAAGGCGACAGACGAGTCTTATCACATGTGAGTGGTGTCTTTGATGTTATCTTAGCAAATATCAACCGTAACATTATCCTTGAAGATATAGACGACTTTGTCAGCGTTATGACAACAGAATCAAAGATTATTCTGAGTGGATTTTATGAGCAAGACGCAGAGGCTATCCTTCAAAAAGCTAATGAACTCGGTCTTAAAGAGAATCAACGTTTGTTGAATCACGATTGGTGTTGCCTACTACTTGAACGTCAGTAA
- a CDS encoding biotin/lipoyl-containing protein, giving the protein MKEFKYTIDGKEYKVEIGEINAENVAEVSVNGEQYAVQMEQPAEPEKKKVELGKPAAAEASEEATPAVAINSSAAVKAPLPGTITSVEVTVGQEVKAGDTVVVLEAMKMQNNIEAEKDGKVTAIAVKVGQAVLEDDPLVVIE; this is encoded by the coding sequence ATGAAAGAATTCAAATATACTATCGACGGCAAGGAATATAAAGTCGAGATTGGTGAGATTAATGCCGAGAATGTTGCAGAAGTATCTGTCAACGGAGAGCAGTATGCAGTACAGATGGAACAGCCTGCTGAGCCAGAGAAGAAGAAGGTTGAGCTTGGTAAGCCTGCTGCTGCTGAGGCAAGTGAGGAGGCTACTCCTGCTGTTGCTATCAACAGTTCTGCAGCTGTTAAGGCTCCACTTCCTGGAACCATCACATCTGTTGAGGTGACTGTTGGTCAGGAGGTAAAGGCTGGCGATACTGTTGTTGTCCTCGAGGCTATGAAGATGCAGAACAACATCGAAGCTGAGAAGGATGGCAAGGTAACTGCTATTGCTGTAAAGGTCGGTCAGGCTGTGCTTGAGGACGACCCATTGGTTGTTATTGAATAA
- a CDS encoding acyl-CoA carboxylase subunit beta, translated as MSKQTEKIKALVEKRELARLGGGQKAIDKQHERGKYTARERIEMLVDKGSFEEYDMFKLHRCHNFGMEKKQYLGDGVVAGSATIDGRLVYLYAQDFTVNGGSLSETMAQKICKVMDMAMTNGAPVICMNDSGGARIQEGISALAGYGEIFERNILASGVIPQISSILGPCAGGAVYSPALTDFIIMKEQTSYMFLTGPKVVKTVTGEDIDAEHLGGASVHASKSGVTSFTAKTEEEAMDLIKKLLSYIPSNNREEAPRVECTDPIDRKEDLLNEIIPDDPNQAYDMYKVIQAVTDNGEFFEVQPKFAKNIITGFARFNGQSVGIVANQPSAYAGVLDTNASRKGARFVRFCDAFNIPIVSLVDVPGFLPGTGQEYNAVILHGAQLLYAYGEATVPKITITLRKSYGGSHIVMGCKQLRSDLNFAWPSAEIAVMGASGAVAVLCGREAKEVKEQGGDVKQFLAEKEEEYSEKFANPYQAAQFGYIDDVIEPRNTRFRICRGLAQLAHKKQDLPAKKHGCMPM; from the coding sequence ATGAGTAAGCAAACAGAAAAGATCAAGGCACTCGTGGAGAAGCGCGAGTTAGCACGCTTAGGTGGTGGCCAGAAGGCCATCGACAAGCAGCATGAGCGCGGAAAGTATACTGCACGTGAGCGTATTGAAATGCTGGTTGACAAAGGCAGCTTCGAGGAATACGATATGTTCAAACTCCATCGTTGTCATAACTTCGGTATGGAGAAGAAGCAGTACCTCGGTGATGGTGTTGTTGCTGGTTCAGCAACTATCGACGGTCGTCTCGTCTACCTCTATGCACAGGACTTCACCGTAAATGGTGGTTCGCTTTCTGAAACAATGGCTCAGAAGATCTGCAAGGTAATGGATATGGCTATGACCAACGGTGCACCAGTCATCTGTATGAACGACTCTGGCGGCGCACGTATCCAGGAGGGTATCTCTGCTTTGGCAGGTTACGGCGAAATCTTCGAGCGTAATATCCTCGCTTCTGGTGTTATCCCACAGATCTCAAGCATCCTTGGTCCATGTGCCGGTGGTGCAGTTTACTCTCCAGCATTGACAGACTTCATCATCATGAAGGAGCAGACAAGTTACATGTTCCTGACTGGTCCTAAGGTTGTAAAGACCGTAACTGGTGAAGATATCGACGCAGAGCACCTTGGTGGTGCAAGCGTTCACGCTTCAAAGAGTGGTGTAACAAGCTTCACAGCTAAGACTGAGGAAGAGGCAATGGACCTTATCAAGAAGCTCCTTTCTTACATTCCTTCAAACAACCGCGAGGAAGCACCACGTGTAGAGTGCACTGACCCTATCGACCGTAAGGAAGACCTCTTGAACGAGATTATCCCAGACGATCCAAACCAGGCATACGATATGTACAAGGTAATTCAGGCTGTAACTGACAACGGAGAGTTCTTCGAGGTTCAGCCAAAGTTTGCTAAGAACATCATCACTGGTTTCGCTCGTTTCAATGGTCAGAGTGTTGGTATCGTAGCTAACCAGCCATCAGCCTACGCAGGAGTATTAGACACTAACGCAAGCCGTAAGGGTGCGCGCTTCGTTCGTTTCTGCGATGCTTTCAATATTCCAATCGTTTCACTTGTTGACGTACCAGGTTTCCTCCCAGGTACTGGTCAGGAGTATAACGCTGTAATTCTTCACGGTGCACAGTTGCTCTATGCTTACGGTGAGGCTACAGTTCCAAAGATTACTATCACATTGCGTAAGAGCTATGGTGGTTCACACATCGTTATGGGTTGTAAGCAGCTCCGTTCTGATCTCAACTTTGCATGGCCAAGCGCAGAGATTGCTGTTATGGGTGCATCTGGTGCTGTTGCCGTTCTCTGTGGTAGAGAAGCTAAGGAAGTTAAAGAGCAGGGTGGCGATGTTAAGCAGTTCCTCGCTGAAAAGGAAGAGGAGTACTCAGAGAAATTTGCTAATCCATATCAGGCAGCTCAGTTCGGCTACATTGATGATGTTATCGAACCACGCAACACTCGTTTCCGCATCTGCCGTGGCTTGGCTCAGTTGGCTCATAAGAAGCAAGACTTACCAGCTAAGAAGCATGGCTGTATGCCAATGTAA